CATCTACGGTATAATTGATGGAAAGATTTTCGTCACAATGATCGTTTGTTAAGATTGGTGAACCTTTAACACCAATATGACCACACCCTAAGGCAGTATTGATTTTAATAGAACTATATTGGCCATTACCTCTATATTTATCGATACCAAAACTGGGTGGTAAAAGACAATGAGAAAATTGATCTTGTTTACAAGCAGAATCTAACATTTGATTTGGCAATTTAAACATAAAGAATTTCTTATATCTCTTACCAGGTTCTAAAATTctactattatttaatcCAACTAAACAATCATCATGATCCAAGTCACCAGCAACCATTGTAGCACCTGAGCTTAAAATGATGTTCGTATAAGACCAACTTGCTGAAAGATCTACCATTCTTAAGAATCTCTTTAAAGTTCTTTTGGATCTTTGCTTATCAATAACAGATATATAAGCCTCTAAAGTGACATAAaacatttcaaattttaaaggtTGAGTAGACTTATTTTCAATGATACAATAGCCATGAATGATGTCACCAGAAGTATATTCCTTTAAGATAGATTCTTCTTGTGGTACTTCATGTGGTATAGCCGCAGCTTTAGTAACATGAATTTCGATTTGCACAGGTGTTGTCAATTTTGGTAAAGAATATAACTTATCAATATAAACGTTTTGACctgtattattaatatcgTCTTCTATTGATAAGCAAGGCGAGGGCTcgattatatcattatttgaattgacATTTGATGCTGGAGTAATGATATCCTCTGAAATGCTATTTCTCATGCTACTTGTAGCagtattactattattcgTAGAGGAACCATTCTGAATATTCAAATGTTGAGTATGTAATGGAACCAACGTattcaaattcatattgatatttgaatttgaatgaGTAGAAAGAGGTTGTATTTCTAATGATGTAGATGTATTATTATGTGACAGAGTTGATTCACTATGATTTTGTGTGGCATTATAAGAAGGTGGTAGTTCATGGATATCCGGATCGACATTACCTTGTGGTATATGTCTATGTAATGAATTATACATTTCAAAAGAAGGTAGAACATCAACCACTACATCATTATCTTTGTATGATTTCTTTGTAGGTATATCTTGACAACTAATGGCTCTATTAGGGGTTGGATGATTATTAGTACTTGTTTTCCTCGAAGCAGAACTGGGAGAAGGTGATGCCACTCTACGTGCAGTACGACTTAATGCTGGACTTGAAGGACTTCTTAGCCATCgtgttttattattggaagAGATTGGAGCAGGTTTAGTTAACTGTCTATGTGGTGATGATCCTGACTCTTGTCCTCGTGATGATGAGATCCGTGAACTACTTCTGCTGGTAGCCACTCTAGAATCCGTAGATCTGCCTCTCGAAGGAGATGCAGTTAATGATGTCATTGAAGCAACCACAGAATCAGAAGGCTCTTTCAAAGGCCTCTGTAATTTGGGATTATTGGGTGATGCCACGGGACTCAAACGAGGATACATAGAAGAAAAGCGAATGAAGTATAAAAATACGAGATAATTTAGATGTTAAACGTTATATTTTGTATCAGACCAGTGATTAGGTCTGCTTTAATGATTGTTactctatttttttaaacacATATATAgacacatatatatatatgtgtctatattaatttatatatataaatctCGTGGCAGATTTATTCACTTTTTGATTCTCATATTCTTCCATGCATTTTAGAATTTATCTCGTGGGTTACGGAACGAACGCCGCACATTCTTTAACGACACAAAATGggaatgatattttatGATAAAAATGCACAATTTATTGACGTTAGAATCATGAACACCTGTTTCGTGGTTCTtactattttattattatatattctacATATATGGAATTACATCTTGAGGAAATTTTCAACCTTCTAGCGATTCTGTTGCGATCGTAGATAGTTGTGACATGGCTACAAGTTGAACTTGATTCACTCCACTTCCAGCATTAGCCCAAACTTTATCAAACTCGGTCTCATCTGCTGCATTCTTATCTGTAGAAGATGAGGTACTATTAGAAGATGTGGTGGCTAAATTGGATGAAGAAGTTTCAAGGACATTACGGTCAATACGTGCCTCAACCCATTGCTGTTCTTTAGATCTCTTGTGTCTTTCTCGATCATTTTCCATTCTATGTAAAACTGTTTGAACACCAACATCTTCTGTTGTCTGAGAATTCTGGGTGTCTATTGTTACAAGTCCATCTTgttcatattttttgtacATATCATCTCTTATTGAAAGtctttctaataatattgtatGACATTCATGGAccatattttgaatatcagTATCTAAACCTTGGGTAACCTCTTGTAATCGATCGTATAATTCCTTGGCTATTGGTAAATTACTTAAAGATACAATATCATCTTTTGGTAAGATCATACGATATAACTTACTAAACTTTAGGAACATTTCTTTAACTTGGTTGGTAATATTAGGTAGTGTGTAAGTGTTTGAATTGGAATTAGATACAAGAATCTCCataagaattaaataatatacaacAATATTGATTCTATCTAATGGGTTCATCTTGTTAATGATATCAAACAAACATTGTTCTAAATCCTCGTAATATTGTGATTGATTcttcaagaaaaatattattggcTCATcgtatttattatttgtgcTTTGAGTTTGATAGCTTGGTGTAATGGTATAGAGCGTTttagataaatttttcaatatctgaATAAATTGTAATCGCACTTCTAATGAATCCATGATATTTGCAtatatgaagaattattttttaacttaaaagtattattcttttattttttatttcaatttatttcattttaagttttttttatcaaatttgtattactattatataTGTGTTATTCTTTTCCGAATTGATAAACATTTCACGGATATTCAATATTGCTAAtagtttttaaaaaaaaagaaattctaaaattacATTCTATAAGATTATATGCTTGATAAAATATGTAaatgtatatgtatatgtatatgtataGGTATAggtatatatagatatacatataaatatatagagTAGCTGATAagtaattaaatattaaaatgtGTATATGCTTAGGGATGATTGATTCGTTGATCATGGTGTAGAACTACGGTTAAACTTGGGAAAGTTGGGCGTCagatttttgaaaatatctttGCTATTGACGCTATTGACGCTATTTCCCGTTGtcttattatcaaaaacaGTGTCTCCctttttgattttcttaGCACTTTCAATATATGTGGTAGTTGAAGTTTGTATAGGAAtcatattaatattcatgGGTATACCCATCatcatattcatatttaaatcaGCATTATTCATAGTTGAAGAAGATACAGTAATACTATTATTCCTACTGCTACTgcttatatttatattatttcctGAAGATGTGTTATTAAGGTTTATAGGGGTGTTGATAATATTCAttggaatattattcattattacaTTAGAATTGGAACTAGGATTGATGCCATACATACCATTATTTATCGGTATTGGTAAAGGTAATTGTATATTGGCCGACCCATTGGGAG
The window above is part of the Henningerozyma blattae CBS 6284 chromosome 2, complete genome genome. Proteins encoded here:
- the CTK3 gene encoding Ctk3p (similar to Saccharomyces cerevisiae CTK3 (YML112W); ancestral locus Anc_8.835) gives rise to the protein MDSLEVRLQFIQILKNLSKTLYTITPSYQTQSTNNKYDEPIIFFLKNQSQYYEDLEQCLFDIINKMNPLDRINIVVYYLILMEILVSNSNSNTYTLPNITNQVKEMFLKFSKLYRMILPKDDIVSLSNLPIAKELYDRLQEVTQGLDTDIQNMVHECHTILLERLSIRDDMYKKYEQDGLVTIDTQNSQTTEDVGVQTVLHRMENDRERHKRSKEQQWVEARIDRNVLETSSSNLATTSSNSTSSSTDKNAADETEFDKVWANAGSGVNQVQLVAMSQLSTIATESLEG